A part of Myxococcus landrumus genomic DNA contains:
- a CDS encoding efflux RND transporter periplasmic adaptor subunit, whose amino-acid sequence MKWWKGAIAGALFLGAAAITVGGLKERPPPSQEVQISKARKGSITRTITGAGKVQAATTVKISSSLSGDLVELLVKDGDPVKKGQVLGRIDKRIYEASLKQAVASQNAARADAQVAEVEVNRTTQELARVEGLAAKGLASASEVDIAKASKNSAEARLASSRQLLARTVAVVEQQQTDLSKTTLLSPIDGNVIELSREVGERVRGSELAEDVVMTIAALSAMEVKFEVGEHEVVHLKPGQPADVTLDALEGQTFQGSVVEIAQKALIKNAGTEAEVTSFPVTVALDMRPPGVLPGMSAEARISAETRGDVVLVPIQAVTVRAERTLPDYKEPVEGATLKAKRTETLAKVVFVVDAENKAQVRRVQTGIASDTELEILSGLADGDRVVEGPYRTLSKELNHGDNVQEPQQGEGPGASKGGRKS is encoded by the coding sequence ATGAAGTGGTGGAAGGGTGCGATCGCGGGTGCGTTGTTCCTCGGTGCTGCGGCCATCACGGTCGGGGGGCTGAAGGAGCGTCCTCCTCCGTCGCAGGAGGTGCAGATCTCCAAGGCACGCAAGGGCTCCATCACCCGCACCATCACCGGTGCGGGCAAGGTGCAGGCGGCGACGACGGTGAAGATCTCCTCCAGCCTCTCCGGAGACCTGGTGGAGCTGCTCGTCAAGGACGGCGACCCGGTGAAGAAGGGGCAGGTGCTGGGTCGCATCGACAAGCGCATCTACGAGGCCTCGCTGAAGCAGGCGGTGGCGTCGCAGAACGCCGCGCGTGCCGACGCCCAGGTGGCGGAGGTGGAGGTCAACCGCACCACGCAGGAGCTGGCGCGGGTGGAGGGGCTGGCGGCCAAGGGGCTCGCGTCCGCGTCCGAGGTGGACATCGCGAAGGCCTCGAAGAACTCGGCGGAGGCGCGGCTGGCCTCCTCGCGTCAGTTGCTGGCGCGCACCGTGGCCGTCGTGGAGCAGCAGCAGACGGACCTGTCCAAGACGACGCTCCTGTCGCCCATCGACGGCAACGTCATCGAGCTGTCGCGCGAGGTGGGTGAGCGCGTGCGTGGCTCGGAGCTGGCCGAGGACGTGGTGATGACCATCGCCGCGCTCTCCGCCATGGAGGTGAAGTTCGAGGTGGGTGAGCACGAGGTGGTCCACCTCAAGCCGGGCCAGCCCGCGGACGTGACGCTGGACGCGCTCGAGGGCCAGACGTTCCAGGGCTCGGTGGTGGAGATTGCCCAGAAGGCGCTCATCAAGAACGCGGGGACGGAGGCGGAGGTGACCAGCTTCCCCGTCACGGTGGCGCTGGACATGCGGCCGCCGGGCGTGCTGCCGGGCATGAGCGCGGAGGCTCGCATCTCCGCGGAGACGCGCGGCGACGTCGTCCTGGTCCCCATCCAGGCGGTGACGGTCCGTGCGGAGCGCACGCTGCCCGATTACAAGGAGCCGGTGGAGGGCGCGACGCTCAAGGCCAAGCGCACGGAGACGCTCGCCAAGGTGGTCTTCGTGGTGGACGCCGAGAACAAGGCGCAGGTGCGGCGGGTCCAGACGGGCATCGCCTCCGACACGGAGCTGGAGATTCTCTCCGGGCTGGCCGATGGGGACCGCGTGGTGGAAGGCCCCTACCGCACGCTGTCGAAGGAACTCAACCACGGTGACAACGTGCAGGAGCCTCAGCAGGGCGAGGGTCCGGGCGCGTCGAAGGGCGGGCGGAAGTCGTGA
- a CDS encoding TolC family protein: MNALVVVALLAAAPSPVTLEDARKQGRQSTTALQSILDLEVAEEDVRVARSSLLPQVAINAYAGKRWIGRRNSFSLVTDPTTGQPVQIPVETEPTSTEDYDLGATLSQSVYDRKLWKQLEQNGVLRDAQKSQTKEEADTAELEAVRRFFTLFRTQASRQVLAANVQRSEEQLDRARSMFEAGRVGKVEEITAKVNLGNDRITLTQSLKQLATDQAQLAVWLTRPGTEVLEAVDPGVLQQEPAPAPSIDEAVKVAREQRPLLKARELQVRSAEIARAIARADYIPTLSLVGIYSRQGPDAEGVFTEPRMQNNFVGRLNLEWNVFNGFRTPAQTRRAEASIRKAQLALEQSAREIEAEVRTSHQSLEAQIVAAQQAAENKEAATQGLHLAEERFRAGAGSTLEVRDAQLKLTQAELSLLQNRIDVEIARFSLMRAMGALSPGETK; the protein is encoded by the coding sequence ATGAACGCCCTCGTTGTCGTCGCGCTGCTCGCCGCCGCGCCGTCCCCCGTCACGCTGGAGGATGCCCGGAAGCAGGGGCGTCAGAGCACCACGGCGCTCCAATCCATCCTCGACCTGGAGGTCGCCGAGGAGGATGTCCGTGTCGCCCGGTCCTCGCTGTTGCCCCAGGTGGCGATCAACGCCTACGCGGGCAAGCGCTGGATTGGCCGCCGCAACTCCTTCAGCCTCGTGACGGACCCCACCACGGGCCAGCCCGTGCAGATCCCCGTCGAGACGGAGCCGACGTCCACCGAGGACTACGACCTGGGCGCCACGCTGAGCCAGAGCGTCTATGACCGGAAGCTCTGGAAGCAGCTCGAGCAGAACGGCGTGCTGCGCGATGCCCAGAAGAGCCAGACGAAGGAAGAGGCGGACACCGCGGAGTTGGAAGCCGTCCGTCGCTTCTTCACGCTCTTCCGCACCCAGGCCAGCCGGCAGGTGCTCGCGGCCAACGTCCAGCGCAGCGAGGAGCAGCTCGACCGCGCCCGGTCCATGTTCGAGGCGGGCCGCGTGGGCAAGGTCGAGGAGATCACCGCGAAGGTGAACCTGGGCAATGACCGCATCACCCTGACCCAGTCCCTGAAGCAGCTGGCGACGGACCAGGCGCAACTGGCGGTGTGGCTGACGCGCCCGGGCACCGAGGTGTTGGAGGCGGTGGACCCCGGCGTGCTCCAGCAGGAGCCCGCGCCCGCGCCCAGCATCGACGAGGCCGTCAAGGTGGCACGCGAGCAGCGCCCGCTGCTCAAGGCCCGGGAGCTCCAGGTTCGCTCGGCGGAGATCGCGCGCGCCATTGCCCGCGCGGACTACATCCCCACGCTGTCGCTGGTGGGCATCTACTCCCGCCAGGGTCCGGACGCGGAGGGCGTCTTCACCGAGCCCCGCATGCAGAACAACTTCGTCGGCCGGCTCAACCTGGAGTGGAACGTCTTCAACGGGTTCCGGACCCCCGCGCAGACGCGGCGCGCCGAGGCGAGCATCCGCAAGGCGCAGCTCGCGCTGGAGCAGTCGGCGCGGGAGATTGAGGCCGAGGTCCGCACCTCCCATCAGTCCCTGGAGGCGCAGATTGTCGCCGCGCAGCAGGCGGCCGAGAACAAGGAAGCCGCCACGCAAGGGCTCCACCTGGCGGAGGAGCGCTTCCGCGCGGGTGCGGGCTCCACGCTGGAAGTCCGCGACGCGCAGCTCAAGTTGACGCAGGCGGAGCTCAGCTTGTTGCAGAACAGAATTGATGTCGAAATCGCTCGCTTCAGCTTGATGCGAGCCATGGGCGCCCTGAGCCCGGGAGAGACGAAATGA
- a CDS encoding YIP1 family protein — protein MTSLVQPVRVFIDPVEGTPAAVEARRWVWPLLILALCVSASGTLFSLRWDAAPDVIRELQASGEMATISEADLTDKIQTTTRKALVGGIAKGVFVMPMTALLLAAILWVVSWLFDRSTNFEKLMSVAALCLLPIALYHAVLALCISAQHTLSVARLAQLVPSHLGAFLGDLSPKMARVASTVDFFNLWSTVILGLGFSAATGMSRGRALLLAVVLYAMFAGVVMVGLPGVEMAGGGR, from the coding sequence ATGACCTCTCTCGTCCAACCCGTGCGCGTCTTCATCGACCCTGTCGAGGGGACGCCCGCAGCAGTCGAAGCCCGCCGTTGGGTCTGGCCGCTTCTCATTCTCGCCCTTTGCGTGTCCGCCTCTGGGACGCTGTTTTCCCTTCGTTGGGACGCGGCCCCGGATGTCATCCGGGAGCTGCAGGCGTCCGGTGAGATGGCGACCATCTCCGAGGCCGACCTCACCGACAAGATCCAGACCACCACGCGCAAGGCGCTGGTGGGCGGCATCGCCAAGGGCGTCTTCGTGATGCCGATGACGGCGCTGCTCCTGGCCGCCATCCTCTGGGTCGTGTCGTGGCTGTTTGATCGCTCCACGAACTTCGAGAAGCTGATGTCCGTGGCCGCGTTGTGCCTGTTGCCCATCGCGCTGTATCACGCGGTCCTGGCCCTCTGTATCTCCGCGCAGCACACGTTGTCCGTCGCGCGTCTGGCGCAGTTGGTGCCGTCGCACCTGGGCGCGTTCTTGGGGGATCTGAGCCCCAAGATGGCGCGGGTGGCGTCCACCGTGGATTTCTTCAACCTCTGGAGCACTGTGATTCTGGGATTGGGCTTCTCCGCCGCCACCGGCATGAGCCGAGGGCGTGCGTTGCTGCTGGCGGTGGTGCTCTACGCGATGTTCGCGGGAGTGGTGATGGTGGGTCTGCCCGGTGTGGAGATGGCGGGAGGTGGCCGATGA
- a CDS encoding AAA family ATPase: MVESTDLAQVLQEANDIARSVAQRLTSAHVLLALFTVENRAQLLLKERGVDEDALLQLLTAAPAEQDGPVRELREKAREIATSCGSQEADCLHLLIAVTRVRCVAQELLMHAGLDLATLRTTAVSYFVSGRMPRKLQPNRSHALGSRPSAPSRPLGAPPSPLPFSAVAVSLPRSVPGAPPTPPPLPSPPPRATTPALSPRDLIDVDEPDHAAPPPPAPPQVAPPPVAQAAPPPAPQAAPPPVARAAPAPVSRPAPSSTAARGASLALDPKVFPLLTSLGRNLSQAAREGRLDPVVGRTREIEEVIDVLGKRRTNNPCLLGEAGVGKTAVVEGVAQRLLGLRGGLSEKVLVELDMASLVAGTQLRGSFSEKLNALKEEVRRADGRVMVFIDEIHTLVGAGSTGDGPQDAANELKTAMARGEFPCIGATTHDEYRKFISADPALERRFTAVVVHEPSVAETVEILRGIIGRYEEHHGLRYRPEALEAAASLASRYVTDRFMPDKAISVVDLAGSRCHREGRDVVEPSDVARVVAKLAGVPEERLLMNDSARLLRLEQDLSERVIGHEEAIARIARVIRRNYAGFASRRPMGSFLFLGPTGVGKTEMARGLAEVLFGNRDALVRLDMSEMSEAHGVSRLIGSPAGYVGFGEGGQLTEPVRRRPSSVVVLDEIEKAHREVQMLLLQVLEEGRLTDGKGRHIDFSNTVIVMTTNLGAEAFSRTGRPMGFGSDGAATVNALELAASAARKALPPELWNRIDERLPFRPLEEEEVARIATLLLEESSKRLSTERGIEYVAGEDVVGHLLKSGGFDPQLGARPMRQMVQRLVEGPLAERILSGEFGAGDRVRVALKAGQLAFQRER, encoded by the coding sequence ATGGTCGAAAGCACGGATCTCGCCCAGGTCCTCCAAGAAGCCAACGACATTGCCCGGAGCGTGGCCCAGCGGCTCACCTCGGCGCATGTGCTGCTGGCGCTCTTCACGGTGGAGAACCGGGCGCAGTTGCTTCTCAAGGAGCGGGGCGTGGATGAGGATGCCCTCCTCCAGTTGCTCACCGCGGCACCCGCCGAGCAGGACGGCCCCGTCCGCGAGCTGCGGGAGAAGGCGCGGGAAATCGCCACGAGCTGCGGCTCCCAGGAGGCCGACTGCCTGCACCTGCTCATCGCGGTGACGCGGGTGCGGTGCGTCGCCCAGGAGCTGCTGATGCACGCGGGGCTGGACCTCGCGACGCTGCGCACCACGGCGGTGTCCTACTTCGTGAGTGGGCGGATGCCCCGCAAGCTCCAGCCCAACCGCTCGCACGCCCTGGGCTCGCGCCCTTCCGCCCCCAGCCGGCCGCTGGGCGCTCCTCCGTCCCCCCTTCCCTTCTCCGCCGTGGCGGTGAGCCTGCCGCGCTCGGTGCCGGGCGCGCCGCCCACGCCGCCGCCGCTGCCCTCGCCGCCCCCTCGCGCCACGACGCCGGCCCTGTCTCCTCGGGACCTCATCGACGTGGACGAGCCGGACCACGCCGCGCCCCCGCCTCCTGCTCCGCCGCAGGTGGCCCCGCCGCCCGTGGCCCAGGCCGCTCCGCCGCCCGCCCCCCAGGCCGCTCCTCCTCCCGTGGCCCGCGCGGCTCCGGCGCCCGTCTCGCGTCCGGCCCCCTCCAGCACCGCGGCGCGAGGCGCTTCGCTGGCACTGGACCCGAAGGTGTTTCCGCTCTTGACGTCCCTGGGGCGCAACCTGAGCCAGGCGGCGCGCGAAGGCCGGCTCGACCCCGTGGTGGGCCGCACGCGCGAAATCGAGGAGGTCATCGACGTCCTCGGCAAGCGCCGCACCAACAACCCCTGCCTGCTGGGTGAGGCGGGCGTGGGCAAGACCGCCGTGGTGGAGGGTGTGGCACAGCGGCTCCTCGGACTGCGCGGAGGCCTGTCGGAGAAGGTGCTGGTGGAGCTGGACATGGCCTCGCTGGTCGCGGGCACGCAGCTGCGCGGCTCGTTCTCCGAGAAGCTCAACGCGCTCAAGGAAGAAGTCCGCCGCGCCGACGGGCGCGTGATGGTGTTCATCGACGAGATTCACACGCTGGTGGGCGCGGGCTCCACGGGTGATGGCCCGCAGGACGCGGCCAACGAGCTGAAGACGGCGATGGCGCGGGGTGAGTTCCCGTGCATCGGCGCGACGACGCACGACGAGTACCGCAAGTTCATCAGCGCGGACCCCGCGCTGGAGCGCCGCTTCACGGCGGTGGTGGTGCACGAGCCGTCCGTCGCGGAGACGGTGGAGATCCTCCGCGGCATCATCGGCCGGTACGAAGAGCACCACGGGCTGCGCTACCGGCCGGAGGCGCTCGAGGCCGCGGCCTCGCTGGCCAGCCGCTACGTGACGGACCGGTTCATGCCCGACAAGGCCATCTCCGTGGTGGACCTGGCGGGGAGCCGCTGCCACCGCGAGGGCCGTGACGTGGTGGAGCCCTCGGACGTGGCGCGCGTGGTGGCGAAGCTCGCGGGCGTTCCCGAGGAGCGGCTGCTGATGAACGACTCGGCGCGCCTGCTGCGGTTGGAGCAGGACCTGAGCGAGCGGGTCATCGGACACGAAGAGGCGATTGCACGCATCGCCCGGGTCATCCGCCGCAACTACGCGGGCTTCGCGTCGCGGCGCCCCATGGGCAGCTTCCTCTTCCTGGGCCCCACGGGCGTGGGCAAGACGGAGATGGCGCGAGGACTCGCGGAGGTGCTGTTCGGCAACCGCGACGCGCTGGTGCGGCTGGACATGAGCGAGATGTCGGAGGCCCATGGAGTCTCCCGCCTCATCGGCTCTCCCGCCGGCTACGTGGGCTTTGGCGAGGGAGGCCAGCTCACCGAGCCCGTGCGCCGCCGCCCATCGTCCGTGGTGGTGCTGGATGAAATCGAGAAGGCGCACCGCGAAGTGCAGATGCTGCTGCTCCAGGTGCTCGAAGAGGGGCGGCTGACGGACGGCAAGGGTCGGCACATCGACTTCTCCAACACCGTCATCGTCATGACGACCAACCTGGGCGCGGAGGCGTTCTCGCGCACGGGTCGCCCCATGGGCTTCGGCTCCGATGGGGCCGCCACCGTCAACGCGCTGGAGCTCGCCGCGTCCGCCGCGCGCAAGGCCCTGCCGCCGGAGCTGTGGAACCGCATCGACGAGCGACTCCCCTTCCGTCCCCTGGAGGAAGAGGAGGTCGCCCGCATCGCGACCCTGCTGCTGGAGGAGAGCAGCAAGCGGCTGTCCACGGAGCGCGGCATCGAGTACGTGGCGGGTGAGGACGTGGTGGGCCACCTGCTGAAGTCGGGTGGCTTCGACCCGCAGCTCGGAGCGCGCCCCATGCGCCAGATGGTGCAGCGGCTGGTGGAAGGCCCGCTCGCGGAGCGAATCCTCTCGGGTGAGTTCGGGGCGGGCGACCGGGTGCGGGTCGCGCTCAAGGCCGGTCAGCTCGCGTTCCAACGAGAGCGATGA
- a CDS encoding DUF2520 domain-containing protein: MSARAPRKRSAAGTGKPPPARASKTRHKPVFRPRTPLPDLPSVVIIGAGRLGGALGLALKMKGWPVKLLSRGEEGRRRAKDLGLKAVTSEELWHADIVLLCVPDAEVPRIAEELSSTLPRSTALVHTAGALPLAALGPPRGRALGSFHPLCAVSSPRDSLAGHTVAISTRSRALRDVLRHMAADVRLDVLEVPEGRRAAYHAGAVMSAGLMVALADAAVAALEAAGVAAEDALPALLPLMRSALRGVEARGLSGGLTGPIVRGDGDVVGAHLDALPDDVAPIYRLLSQRALKLASERLSPEARAALEARLR, from the coding sequence ATGAGCGCCCGGGCCCCACGGAAGCGAAGTGCCGCGGGAACGGGCAAGCCCCCTCCCGCCCGCGCAAGCAAGACGCGCCACAAGCCGGTGTTCCGTCCCCGGACTCCCCTCCCGGACCTGCCCTCGGTGGTCATCATCGGCGCGGGCCGGCTCGGGGGCGCGCTCGGCCTCGCCCTGAAGATGAAGGGCTGGCCGGTGAAGCTCCTCTCGCGCGGCGAAGAGGGACGGCGGCGCGCCAAGGACCTTGGCCTCAAGGCCGTGACGTCGGAAGAGCTGTGGCACGCGGACATCGTCCTGTTGTGCGTCCCGGACGCGGAGGTGCCGCGCATCGCGGAGGAGCTCTCGAGCACCCTGCCCCGCTCCACGGCGCTCGTGCACACCGCGGGAGCCCTGCCGCTCGCCGCGCTGGGGCCACCGCGAGGACGTGCGCTGGGCTCGTTCCATCCACTCTGCGCGGTGTCCTCGCCACGGGATTCACTCGCGGGCCACACGGTGGCCATCAGCACCCGCTCGCGCGCGCTGCGGGACGTGCTCCGTCACATGGCGGCAGACGTGAGGCTGGACGTGCTGGAGGTCCCCGAAGGCCGCCGCGCCGCCTACCACGCGGGTGCGGTGATGAGCGCGGGACTCATGGTGGCCCTGGCGGATGCGGCCGTGGCCGCGCTGGAGGCCGCGGGTGTCGCGGCGGAGGATGCGCTGCCAGCGCTGCTGCCCTTGATGCGCTCGGCGCTGCGAGGCGTCGAGGCGCGGGGTCTCTCGGGAGGACTCACGGGGCCCATCGTCCGAGGTGACGGGGACGTCGTGGGAGCACACCTCGATGCGCTCCCCGACGACGTCGCCCCCATCTACCGCTTGCTGTCCCAGCGCGCGCTGAAGCTGGCCTCGGAGCGGTTGAGCCCCGAGGCGCGCGCCGCGCTGGAAGCCCGGCTCAGGTGA
- the nadD gene encoding nicotinate (nicotinamide) nucleotide adenylyltransferase, giving the protein MQVALLGGSFNPPHVGHLMAAAYVHATQGVDEVWLMPSSQHPFGKQMESFEHRVAMCDAMCRETSGWLKTTQVEREPGLSGRTVDTLSLLVERAPDVKWSIIIGSDILKDLPHWKDFHRIEEMARVIVLYRAGYPAPNTVGPPLAEVSSTAIRELFARGSEPTDLVPSGVLAHARAAGLYGLGRAK; this is encoded by the coding sequence GTGCAGGTCGCGCTGCTTGGAGGCTCGTTCAATCCGCCGCACGTGGGGCACCTGATGGCCGCCGCCTACGTGCATGCCACCCAAGGTGTCGACGAGGTGTGGCTCATGCCGTCCTCGCAACACCCGTTCGGCAAGCAGATGGAGTCCTTCGAGCACCGGGTCGCCATGTGCGACGCCATGTGCCGGGAGACCTCGGGCTGGCTGAAGACGACCCAGGTGGAGCGCGAGCCAGGGCTGTCGGGCCGCACGGTGGACACGCTCTCGCTGCTGGTCGAGCGCGCTCCGGACGTGAAGTGGTCCATCATCATCGGCAGCGACATCCTGAAGGACCTGCCGCACTGGAAGGACTTTCACCGCATCGAGGAGATGGCCCGCGTCATCGTGCTGTATCGCGCCGGCTACCCCGCGCCGAACACGGTGGGCCCACCCCTGGCGGAGGTGTCCTCCACCGCGATTCGCGAGCTGTTCGCGCGAGGCTCGGAGCCCACGGACCTGGTGCCCTCCGGTGTCCTGGCCCATGCCCGCGCGGCCGGGCTGTATGGCCTCGGCCGCGCGAAGTAG
- a CDS encoding exo-beta-N-acetylmuramidase NamZ family protein: MTKVKTGLDVWAEQGFSALKGKRVGAIVNPTSVDSRFRHLADLLAQAPGVTLSALFGPEHGIRGEAQYMVAVDEARDRRTNVPVYSLYGSTFESLSPRVESLKGLDALVFDIQDVGSRYYTYVYTMALAMKVAAKAGVPFYVLDRPNPLNGQALEGNLVGEGFRSFVGLYALPNRHGMTAGELARMFNAQEGFGCALTVVPCEGWRREHFWSDTGLPFISPSPNMPTPDTALVYPGMCLGEGTNVSEGRGTCRPFEQFGAPWVDSDALLSRLAKEDLPGVAFRAVGFTPTFDKYRGESCTGAFIHVTDRRAYQPLRTGIAIFQALHDIGPGKFGWRADAYEFVEDVPAFDLLCGTDQVRRGIEEGWSLERLMEGFSAQAERFAKQREPYLLYA; encoded by the coding sequence GTGACGAAGGTGAAGACGGGACTGGACGTGTGGGCGGAGCAGGGCTTCTCGGCGCTGAAGGGCAAGCGCGTGGGAGCCATCGTGAATCCCACCAGCGTGGACTCGCGCTTCCGCCACCTGGCGGACCTGCTGGCCCAGGCGCCGGGCGTGACGTTGAGCGCGCTGTTCGGCCCGGAGCACGGCATCCGAGGCGAGGCCCAGTACATGGTGGCCGTGGACGAGGCGCGAGACCGGCGCACGAATGTCCCCGTGTACAGCCTCTACGGCTCCACCTTCGAGTCGCTGTCCCCGCGCGTCGAGTCGCTGAAGGGTCTGGACGCCCTCGTCTTCGACATCCAGGACGTGGGTTCCCGCTACTACACCTACGTCTACACGATGGCGCTGGCCATGAAGGTGGCCGCGAAGGCGGGCGTGCCGTTCTACGTGTTGGATCGCCCCAATCCCCTCAACGGTCAGGCCCTGGAAGGCAACCTGGTGGGGGAGGGCTTCCGCTCCTTCGTGGGCCTGTACGCGCTGCCCAACCGTCACGGCATGACAGCGGGAGAGCTCGCGCGGATGTTCAATGCGCAGGAGGGCTTTGGGTGCGCGCTGACGGTGGTGCCCTGTGAGGGCTGGCGCCGTGAGCACTTCTGGTCCGACACGGGCCTGCCCTTCATCTCTCCGTCCCCCAACATGCCCACGCCGGACACCGCGCTGGTGTACCCGGGCATGTGCCTGGGCGAAGGCACCAACGTCTCCGAGGGGCGCGGGACGTGCCGCCCCTTCGAGCAGTTCGGTGCCCCCTGGGTGGATTCGGACGCACTGCTCTCACGGCTCGCGAAGGAAGACCTGCCGGGGGTGGCGTTCCGCGCGGTGGGCTTCACGCCGACGTTCGACAAGTACCGGGGCGAGTCCTGCACGGGCGCGTTCATCCACGTCACGGATCGGCGGGCGTACCAGCCGCTGCGCACGGGCATCGCCATCTTCCAGGCGCTCCACGATATCGGCCCGGGGAAGTTCGGCTGGCGCGCGGATGCGTACGAGTTCGTCGAGGATGTGCCCGCCTTCGACCTGCTGTGCGGGACGGACCAGGTGCGGCGGGGTATCGAAGAGGGCTGGAGCCTGGAGCGCCTCATGGAAGGTTTCTCCGCGCAGGCCGAGCGCTTCGCCAAGCAACGGGAGCCCTACCTGCTGTACGCTTGA
- a CDS encoding adenylate/guanylate cyclase domain-containing protein: MKTANLAIVFTDIKGFTERTSRQTLEENQRLLHVHGALLQPLFKAFGGRIVKSIGDAFLVTFESPTQAVLSGVAIQDRLWHHNRGAPESEQIQVRVAINVGEVRLEGNDVFGEPVNIAARVEGLAEAGEVYFTEAVYLAMNKAEVPSREVGSFELKGIPGRIRVFHVPRAPYRVEAPQPGAVAEAPGAESIPPYGNLGLSRVPESALGMSSGDLAQIGQMAAALGQRAAAGAVVLGQQASVLGRQARTAGGSLLTRLEQSLPPGGRLAGALRSLAPHGRALWIVGALAVFAGVGMVAFGGGAAMRAISSVEKAPKTERDPLVKEARKLISEVEDQGRRLYLQGRLDEAMENTRRAIDDYSRAVRAGNGDAEDRIIDLLSHSSCGVRVAAVDAVRSLKLMSALGELEDLADDGGSDDGSGGFLGMGKCDSKSHAQNVLKSFKD; encoded by the coding sequence TTGAAGACCGCCAACCTCGCCATCGTCTTCACCGACATCAAGGGCTTCACCGAGCGGACCAGTCGGCAGACGCTGGAGGAGAACCAGCGCCTGCTGCACGTCCACGGTGCCTTGCTGCAGCCCCTGTTCAAGGCGTTTGGTGGACGCATCGTCAAATCCATCGGTGACGCGTTCCTCGTCACGTTCGAGTCGCCCACCCAGGCGGTCCTCAGCGGCGTCGCCATCCAGGACCGGCTCTGGCACCACAACCGGGGCGCTCCCGAGTCGGAGCAGATCCAGGTCCGCGTCGCCATCAACGTCGGCGAGGTGCGGCTGGAGGGCAATGACGTCTTCGGCGAGCCGGTGAACATCGCCGCCCGCGTGGAGGGACTCGCCGAGGCGGGGGAGGTGTACTTCACCGAGGCTGTCTACCTGGCGATGAACAAGGCGGAGGTGCCCTCGCGCGAGGTGGGCTCCTTCGAGCTCAAGGGCATCCCTGGCCGCATCCGGGTCTTCCACGTCCCGCGCGCGCCCTATCGGGTGGAGGCGCCGCAGCCGGGCGCCGTCGCGGAGGCCCCTGGCGCCGAGTCGATTCCGCCGTACGGAAACCTGGGCCTGTCGCGTGTTCCGGAGTCCGCGCTGGGCATGTCGTCGGGTGACCTGGCGCAGATTGGCCAGATGGCCGCGGCCCTGGGCCAGCGCGCCGCCGCGGGCGCCGTCGTGTTGGGACAGCAGGCCTCGGTGCTGGGCCGTCAGGCTCGGACCGCGGGAGGCTCGCTCCTCACGAGGTTGGAGCAGTCGCTGCCGCCTGGAGGGCGATTGGCGGGCGCGCTGCGTTCCCTGGCGCCGCATGGCCGAGCCCTGTGGATTGTCGGTGCGCTGGCGGTGTTCGCGGGCGTGGGCATGGTGGCGTTTGGCGGCGGGGCCGCGATGCGGGCCATCTCCTCGGTGGAGAAGGCGCCCAAGACCGAGCGCGACCCCTTGGTGAAGGAAGCACGCAAGCTCATCTCCGAGGTCGAGGACCAGGGCCGCCGGCTCTACCTCCAAGGTCGGCTGGACGAGGCCATGGAGAACACCCGCCGGGCCATCGACGACTACTCGCGCGCGGTGCGAGCGGGCAACGGAGACGCGGAGGACCGCATCATCGACCTGCTCTCGCATTCCTCGTGCGGCGTGCGCGTCGCGGCGGTGGATGCCGTGCGCTCGCTCAAGCTGATGAGCGCGCTGGGCGAGCTGGAGGACCTGGCCGATGATGGCGGGTCCGATGATGGCTCGGGCGGCTTCCTGGGGATGGGGAAGTGCGACTCGAAGTCCCATGCGCAGAACGTGCTCAAGAGCTTCAAGGACTGA
- a CDS encoding tetratricopeptide repeat protein gives MHWVFLVACLAGAPDAARASTLTLAQSQPLAPAPTSLSDALALEAGGDDTAALQAVEALVRAKPQWELPRLEAARLLLKLGGSVDQAQSHLDVALQVAPSNPRAWYLQGLLLEERGQPLQAARAYETAVQHRASYEEARFRLGGLWVSQGDLLKAELHYRYLVRLKPEWVQVRLQLAEVLEKQERLLDAETELLAARGFQPDSPLVLRRLADFYERTDRPQLAAKVRKSMEPQEKRRMRALKPSRR, from the coding sequence ATGCACTGGGTTTTTCTGGTGGCTTGCCTGGCGGGCGCTCCCGACGCCGCGCGGGCCTCCACCCTGACGCTGGCACAGTCCCAGCCCTTGGCCCCCGCGCCCACGTCGCTCTCCGACGCCCTGGCGCTGGAGGCGGGTGGGGATGACACCGCCGCACTCCAAGCCGTCGAGGCCCTGGTCCGGGCGAAACCCCAATGGGAGCTGCCCCGGCTGGAGGCGGCCCGGCTGCTGCTGAAGCTGGGAGGTTCCGTCGACCAGGCCCAGTCCCACCTGGACGTGGCGCTTCAGGTGGCCCCCTCCAACCCTCGCGCCTGGTATCTCCAGGGCCTCCTGTTGGAGGAGCGCGGCCAGCCACTCCAGGCCGCTCGGGCGTACGAGACGGCGGTGCAGCACCGCGCGTCCTACGAGGAAGCCCGCTTCCGGCTCGGGGGCCTGTGGGTCTCTCAAGGAGACCTGCTCAAGGCGGAGCTCCACTATCGCTACCTGGTTCGCCTCAAGCCCGAGTGGGTGCAGGTACGCCTCCAACTCGCCGAGGTGCTCGAGAAGCAGGAGCGACTCTTGGATGCTGAGACAGAACTTCTCGCGGCGCGGGGCTTCCAGCCCGACAGCCCGTTGGTGCTCCGCCGACTCGCCGACTTCTACGAGCGGACCGACCGCCCGCAACTGGCGGCGAAGGTGCGCAAGTCCATGGAGCCGCAAGAGAAGCGCCGCATGCGAGCGCTCAAGCCGTCGCGCCGCTGA